In the Sediminibacter sp. Hel_I_10 genome, one interval contains:
- a CDS encoding type IX secretion system membrane protein PorP/SprF gives MKKLIVYICFLLVASGYGQELNLPVFTQYLADNDFVVSPTYAGIGDNFRIRANGLTQWVGIKNAPDNQSLYADFRISNRSGVGLSLYNDKNGNTRQKGIKFSFAHHLILDYKSKQYLSFGVSYNINNFKIDIENFDTTFETPVLDPSVTDDRGRSNNNFDFGVLYRNKGYFLSLNANNLLPKDIDNFTGIEPNLLLNLQAYTGIRFKARENNKVEFEPSIFYQLFASDGRSTTDLNFKFRQYNRDGDYYWAGISYRFLNDQLLQPLNIGPMAGFMKSKFYFAYSYQLTTNDLMSFNSGTHMITIGLDFLQGISDCPCTTSLGH, from the coding sequence ATGAAAAAATTAATAGTATATATCTGTTTTTTGCTTGTAGCAAGCGGGTACGGTCAAGAGTTGAATTTACCTGTATTTACACAGTATTTAGCCGATAACGACTTTGTGGTTTCTCCAACTTATGCTGGTATTGGTGATAATTTCCGAATTAGAGCCAACGGTTTGACCCAATGGGTTGGAATTAAAAATGCTCCTGATAATCAATCGTTGTACGCAGATTTCAGAATATCAAACAGATCTGGAGTTGGGTTATCACTTTACAATGATAAAAATGGTAACACACGTCAAAAGGGTATTAAATTTTCATTTGCACATCACTTGATTCTAGATTACAAGTCAAAACAATATTTGAGTTTTGGGGTGTCTTATAATATCAACAACTTTAAAATAGATATCGAAAATTTTGATACCACTTTTGAAACTCCTGTTTTGGATCCTTCGGTGACTGATGATAGAGGTCGCTCTAATAATAACTTTGATTTTGGTGTACTTTATAGAAATAAAGGCTACTTTTTAAGTTTGAATGCCAATAACCTCTTACCAAAGGATATTGATAATTTCACCGGAATAGAACCTAACTTACTTTTAAATCTTCAGGCCTATACAGGTATTAGATTTAAAGCTAGAGAGAACAATAAAGTGGAATTTGAACCATCAATCTTCTATCAGTTATTTGCAAGTGATGGTCGATCTACAACAGATTTAAACTTTAAATTCCGTCAGTATAATAGAGATGGCGATTATTATTGGGCAGGTATTTCCTACCGTTTCTTAAATGATCAATTGCTACAACCTTTAAACATTGGACCAATGGCAGGTTTTATGAAATCGAAATTTTATTTCGCCTATTCTTATCAACTTACTACTAATGATTTAATGAGTTTTAACTCGGGAACGCACATGATCACTATTGGTCTTGATTTTCTGCAAGGTATTAGCGATTGTCCTTGCACAACCAGTCTAGGACATTAA